In one Vulgatibacter incomptus genomic region, the following are encoded:
- a CDS encoding DUF3341 domain-containing protein: MAKHKVLVAEFDTPAEIVSAAGKLQAAGYRDYDAHIPFPIHGLDKAMKIPDSKLGWIVLACGITGASIGLGLQWWSSTIEYPMVIGGKPFFSFQAFVPVTFALTILLSAFGTVFGMFALNGLPRWHHPVLMHPNLRRMTDDKFYLSVESDDPRFDLTKTRDLLEQVGGKRIALLETP; this comes from the coding sequence ATGGCAAAGCACAAAGTCCTCGTCGCCGAGTTCGACACGCCCGCGGAGATCGTCTCGGCAGCCGGCAAGCTCCAGGCCGCCGGCTACCGCGACTACGACGCTCACATCCCGTTCCCGATCCACGGCCTCGACAAGGCGATGAAGATCCCCGACTCCAAGCTCGGCTGGATCGTCCTCGCCTGCGGGATCACCGGTGCGAGCATCGGCCTCGGGCTCCAGTGGTGGTCGAGCACGATCGAATACCCGATGGTGATCGGCGGGAAGCCCTTCTTCAGCTTCCAGGCCTTCGTCCCCGTCACGTTCGCGCTGACGATCCTCCTCTCGGCCTTCGGCACCGTCTTCGGGATGTTCGCGCTCAACGGGCTGCCCAGGTGGCACCACCCGGTGCTCATGCACCCGAACCTGCGCCGGATGACCGACGACAAGTTCTACCTCTCGGTGGAGTCGGACGACCCCCGCTTCGACCTGACCAAGACCCGCGACCTGCTCGAGCAGGTCGGCGGCAAGCGCATCGCGCTCCTGGAGACACCGTGA
- the hrcA gene encoding heat-inducible transcriptional repressor HrcA produces the protein MSPPPREEELPRREREILKAIVEEFISTGEPVGSNVIAPRYELSSATVRSAMADLEALGYLGKPHTSAGRIPTDKGFRLYVDGLVRVRTPGARDRGRIERSVQPAPLADLMAGAGKLLHQLTRHASVVVAPALEQAIFRRIEFVRLREDRVLAIFVTQAGLVHNRLITVDFPLLPGELEHATNLLNELLRELSLDQIQQRIRAEKMAEQALYDELHRKTLTLADRAFDDPGLPRPPPVLVEGEASFLDEPSFAEDVEKMRNLFASLAQKDRLLVVLQRALEGREIKIFIGAESELSGLADVSLVAAPYTQGDQILGALAVIGPTRMNYAHVIPVVDYTARAISRTLGAV, from the coding sequence ATGTCGCCCCCTCCACGCGAAGAAGAGCTGCCCAGGCGCGAACGAGAGATCCTCAAGGCGATCGTCGAGGAGTTCATCTCCACCGGCGAGCCCGTCGGCTCCAACGTCATCGCTCCCCGCTACGAGCTCTCCTCCGCCACCGTGCGCAGCGCGATGGCCGACCTCGAGGCGCTGGGCTACCTGGGCAAGCCCCACACCTCTGCGGGGCGGATCCCCACCGACAAGGGCTTCCGCCTCTACGTGGACGGCCTCGTCCGTGTACGCACCCCCGGCGCGAGGGATCGGGGCCGGATCGAGCGGAGCGTCCAGCCGGCGCCGCTTGCGGACCTCATGGCCGGCGCGGGCAAGCTCCTCCACCAGCTCACCCGGCACGCCTCGGTGGTGGTCGCGCCCGCGCTGGAGCAGGCGATCTTCCGGCGGATCGAGTTCGTGCGCCTGCGCGAGGACCGGGTGCTGGCGATCTTCGTCACCCAGGCGGGGCTGGTGCACAACCGCCTGATCACGGTCGACTTCCCGCTCCTCCCCGGCGAGCTCGAGCACGCGACCAACCTGCTGAACGAGCTCCTGCGCGAGCTAAGCCTCGACCAGATCCAGCAGCGGATCCGCGCGGAGAAGATGGCCGAGCAGGCGCTCTACGACGAGCTCCACCGCAAGACCCTCACGCTGGCCGACAGGGCCTTCGACGACCCGGGCCTGCCCCGGCCGCCCCCCGTGCTGGTGGAGGGCGAGGCGAGCTTCCTCGACGAGCCCTCCTTCGCCGAGGACGTAGAGAAGATGCGGAACCTCTTCGCGTCCCTCGCGCAGAAGGATCGCCTCCTCGTCGTGCTCCAGCGCGCGCTCGAGGGCCGAGAGATCAAGATCTTCATCGGCGCGGAGAGCGAGCTCTCCGGTCTGGCCGACGTGTCGCTCGTGGCGGCGCCGTACACCCAGGGCGACCAGATCCTCGGCGCGCTGGCCGTGATCGGCCCCACGCGGATGAACTACGCCCACGTGATCCCGGTGGTCGACTACACCGCCCGCGCGATCTCGCGGACGCTCGGCGCCGTCTAG
- a CDS encoding cytochrome c3 family protein encodes MATAIVAGVAIFVIWFWFSPKHTEVGYAPTQPVAYSHKLHAGDLGIDCRYCHVAVEKGPKASVPSADICMNCHTVVKHDSPKLALVRESYANGTPIEWIKVHKVADFAYFSHAQHVNKGVGCVECHGRVDQMETVRVSEPLSMSWCLDCHRNPGPHLRPKDQITNMGWAPEGDREQLGQELVEKYHVSPPTDCSGCHR; translated from the coding sequence GTGGCGACCGCGATCGTCGCCGGCGTGGCGATCTTCGTCATCTGGTTCTGGTTCTCCCCGAAGCACACGGAGGTCGGCTACGCGCCGACCCAGCCGGTGGCGTACAGCCACAAGCTGCACGCGGGTGACCTCGGGATCGACTGCCGCTACTGCCACGTCGCGGTGGAGAAGGGCCCCAAGGCCTCGGTCCCGTCCGCCGACATCTGCATGAACTGCCACACCGTGGTGAAGCACGACTCGCCCAAGCTCGCGCTGGTGCGGGAGAGCTACGCGAACGGCACGCCGATCGAGTGGATCAAGGTCCACAAGGTGGCGGACTTCGCGTACTTCAGCCACGCACAGCACGTGAACAAGGGCGTGGGCTGCGTGGAGTGCCACGGCCGCGTCGACCAGATGGAGACCGTCCGGGTGAGCGAGCCGCTCAGCATGAGCTGGTGCCTCGACTGCCACCGGAACCCGGGTCCGCACCTGCGCCCGAAGGATCAGATCACCAACATGGGCTGGGCGCCGGAAGGGGACCGCGAACAGCTTGGCCAGGAGCTCGTGGAGAAGTACCACGTCTCCCCGCCGACCGATTGCTCGGGGTGCCACCGATGA
- a CDS encoding class I SAM-dependent methyltransferase, with product MAEPSEKSSPFANRLRKVAPQRMRQAARQGLTAFRLYDSDIPEYRFMVDWYGGHVHVVELAGGGFTPAAQREARAGEVRDAIRDELGVPPERIHWKTKAPKVWGQQQYEKLGSGGERVVVEEGGLRFWVNLDDYIDTGLFLDHRLTRARVGDEARGKRFLNLFCYTGSFTVYAAAGGASETTSVDLSNTYLDWTQENLELNGLWGPRHELIRSDVTRWCAQERGRLYDLIVLDPPSFSASKKMAETFDIQRDHVRLLDDVLALLAPGGALYFSTNFTGFQLDDRALPAFRFAEITPASIPDDIRNRKVHRCWRITRR from the coding sequence GTGGCAGAACCGTCCGAGAAGTCGTCTCCCTTTGCGAACCGCCTGCGCAAGGTCGCTCCCCAGCGGATGCGCCAGGCCGCGCGCCAGGGCCTCACCGCGTTCCGCCTTTACGACTCGGACATCCCCGAATACCGCTTCATGGTCGACTGGTACGGCGGCCACGTGCACGTGGTCGAGCTCGCCGGCGGAGGCTTCACCCCCGCCGCTCAGCGCGAGGCCCGTGCGGGCGAGGTGCGCGACGCGATACGCGACGAGCTGGGCGTGCCGCCCGAGCGGATCCACTGGAAGACCAAGGCGCCCAAGGTCTGGGGCCAGCAGCAGTACGAGAAGCTGGGAAGCGGAGGCGAGCGCGTGGTCGTCGAGGAGGGCGGCCTGCGCTTCTGGGTGAACCTGGACGACTACATCGACACCGGCCTCTTCCTCGACCACCGCCTCACCCGCGCGCGGGTAGGCGACGAGGCCCGGGGAAAGCGCTTCCTCAACCTCTTCTGCTACACGGGCTCGTTCACCGTGTACGCGGCGGCGGGCGGCGCCAGCGAGACCACCTCGGTGGATCTCTCCAACACCTACCTCGACTGGACCCAGGAAAACCTCGAGCTCAACGGCCTCTGGGGTCCCCGGCACGAGCTCATCCGCTCCGACGTCACCCGGTGGTGCGCCCAGGAGCGGGGCCGTCTCTACGACCTCATCGTCCTCGATCCTCCGTCCTTCTCCGCCTCCAAGAAGATGGCCGAGACCTTCGACATCCAGCGCGACCACGTGCGCCTGCTCGACGACGTCCTCGCCCTTCTCGCTCCGGGCGGCGCCCTCTACTTCTCCACCAACTTCACGGGCTTCCAGCTCGACGACCGCGCCCTCCCCGCCTTCCGCTTCGCCGAGATCACGCCCGCCTCGATCCCCGACGACATCCGGAACCGCAAGGTCCACCGCTGCTGGCGGATCACCCGGCGCTAG
- a CDS encoding TAT-variant-translocated molybdopterin oxidoreductase, with product MSRHHEHEHDHDHDHHDHDEALLPVTEGGKTYWRSLDQVEGTKEAQDFLRREFPEGASELLDPVSRRSFLSLMGASVALAGLTGCRRPVEKIVPLSRRPEDTLPGLPQFYATTMAVSGMVTGLVVEAHDGRPTKIEGNRLHPASLGGACSFEQGAVLGLYDPDRTVRVLEGGVDSTWTSYDVFWNERLAELRKNDGRGLLVLHEASTSPAFAAMVAKLRAALPEATIAEWDPIGDDETVAASRLAFGEALQPVYRLEHADSIVAVDADLFGSSAFHLRYSRDWAARRQPDAPGGMNRLWAIEPVFTVTGGTADHRLRVRAGEVGPFLRALAAELQKNGVDVPAGIAAPSDAFPQKFVKALARELAAKRGRSVVAVGAHQPAGIQAIGFAINEALGNVGETVSYAPVANAPDQRRVVQLSAAAKSLEAGQVDTLVILGGNPAYDAPVELGFSAAMAKAKHKIHLAVAPNETSQLADWTIPETHFLEEWGDAVALDGTYSVVQPLVAPLWDGRSKIEILAQIAGAPKKGFDIVHGAFLAEKGTEADWRKALHDGVVEGNQLRSATVDGAAIAGAVRTIVAPPAASPGSLDLVFVADNKVLDGRFANNGWLQELPDPMTKLTWSNAAMVSPDTAKVLGLETNEMVRIEVGGRTLDAGVWVQPGLAENTVAIALGYGRTHAGRVGNGRGFDSYKLRTADTLWSATGAKVGRIAGTALLPTTQNHQSMEGRPLVREGTVSEYTENPAFARQMVKHPPLLALWKQHEYVGQQWGLAIDLNSCVGCNGCMIACQAENNIPVVGPEQVRMGRQMHWIRIDRYFASTNAENDRDLSEPQVVHQPVTCMQCENAPCENVCPVAATVHSKDGGLNDMVYNRCIGTRYCSNNCPYKVRRFNFFDYHHVGGEGEITAVRELAFNPDVTVRTRGVMEKCTYCIQRINVGKRDAKLRGQEKVPDGAITPACAQACPTEAITFGDINDPNSRVSKLKAQPRNYEMLGELNVQPRTSYLARIRNPNPEMAS from the coding sequence ATGAGCCGCCATCACGAACACGAACACGATCACGACCACGATCACCACGATCACGACGAGGCCCTCCTCCCGGTGACCGAGGGTGGCAAGACCTACTGGCGTAGCCTGGATCAGGTCGAGGGCACCAAGGAGGCCCAGGACTTCCTCCGCCGGGAGTTCCCGGAGGGTGCGTCCGAGCTCCTCGATCCCGTCTCGCGCCGCAGCTTCCTCTCGCTGATGGGCGCCTCGGTGGCCCTCGCCGGCCTCACGGGCTGCCGCCGTCCGGTCGAGAAGATCGTCCCGCTGTCGCGGCGTCCTGAGGACACGCTCCCCGGCCTCCCGCAGTTCTACGCCACCACGATGGCGGTCTCCGGCATGGTGACCGGCCTTGTGGTCGAGGCCCATGACGGCCGGCCCACGAAGATCGAGGGCAACCGGCTCCACCCCGCGTCGCTGGGCGGTGCCTGCTCCTTCGAGCAGGGCGCGGTCCTCGGCCTCTACGATCCCGACCGGACCGTTCGCGTCCTCGAGGGCGGCGTCGACTCGACCTGGACCTCGTACGACGTCTTCTGGAACGAGCGGCTCGCCGAGCTCCGGAAGAACGACGGCAGGGGACTCCTCGTCCTCCACGAGGCCTCGACCTCTCCCGCCTTCGCCGCCATGGTGGCGAAGCTCCGGGCGGCGCTCCCCGAGGCGACGATCGCCGAGTGGGATCCGATCGGTGACGACGAGACCGTCGCGGCCTCCCGCCTCGCCTTCGGCGAGGCCCTCCAGCCGGTCTACCGCCTCGAGCACGCCGACAGCATCGTCGCCGTCGACGCCGACCTCTTCGGCAGCAGTGCCTTCCACCTGCGCTACAGCCGGGATTGGGCGGCGCGCCGGCAGCCGGACGCCCCGGGCGGCATGAACCGCCTCTGGGCGATCGAGCCGGTCTTCACCGTCACCGGCGGCACCGCCGACCACCGCCTGCGCGTCCGCGCCGGCGAGGTTGGCCCGTTCCTCCGCGCGCTCGCCGCCGAGCTCCAGAAGAACGGCGTGGACGTCCCCGCCGGGATCGCCGCTCCGTCGGACGCCTTCCCGCAGAAGTTCGTCAAGGCCCTGGCCCGCGAGCTCGCGGCGAAGCGTGGCCGTAGCGTGGTCGCCGTGGGCGCCCACCAGCCGGCCGGCATCCAGGCCATCGGCTTCGCGATCAACGAGGCCCTCGGCAACGTCGGCGAGACCGTCTCCTACGCTCCGGTTGCGAACGCTCCCGACCAGCGCCGGGTGGTGCAGCTCTCCGCCGCCGCCAAGTCCCTCGAGGCCGGGCAGGTCGACACCCTGGTGATCCTCGGCGGGAATCCCGCCTACGACGCCCCGGTGGAGCTCGGCTTCAGCGCGGCGATGGCCAAGGCGAAACACAAGATCCACCTCGCCGTCGCGCCGAACGAGACGTCGCAGCTCGCCGATTGGACGATCCCCGAGACCCACTTCCTCGAGGAGTGGGGCGACGCGGTCGCTCTCGACGGAACCTACTCGGTGGTGCAGCCGCTGGTCGCGCCGCTGTGGGATGGCCGTAGCAAGATCGAGATCCTCGCCCAGATCGCGGGCGCGCCGAAGAAGGGCTTCGACATCGTCCACGGCGCCTTCCTCGCCGAGAAGGGCACCGAGGCCGACTGGCGCAAGGCGCTCCACGACGGCGTGGTCGAGGGCAACCAGCTCCGCTCCGCCACGGTGGACGGCGCTGCCATCGCCGGCGCCGTCCGGACGATCGTTGCGCCCCCTGCTGCGTCTCCGGGCTCGCTCGACCTCGTCTTCGTCGCCGACAACAAGGTCCTCGACGGCCGCTTCGCCAACAACGGCTGGCTCCAGGAGCTGCCGGATCCGATGACGAAGCTCACGTGGTCGAACGCGGCCATGGTCAGCCCCGACACCGCGAAGGTGCTCGGCCTCGAGACGAACGAGATGGTTCGGATCGAGGTCGGCGGACGCACCCTCGACGCGGGAGTCTGGGTGCAGCCGGGCCTCGCCGAGAACACGGTGGCGATCGCCCTCGGCTACGGGCGCACCCACGCCGGGCGCGTCGGCAACGGCCGCGGCTTCGACTCCTACAAGCTCCGCACCGCCGACACCCTCTGGAGCGCCACGGGCGCGAAGGTGGGCCGGATCGCCGGGACGGCGCTGCTGCCCACCACGCAGAACCATCAGTCGATGGAGGGCCGCCCGCTGGTCCGCGAGGGCACGGTCTCGGAGTACACCGAGAACCCGGCATTCGCGCGGCAGATGGTGAAGCACCCGCCGCTCCTCGCGCTCTGGAAGCAGCACGAGTACGTCGGGCAGCAGTGGGGTCTCGCAATCGACCTCAACTCCTGCGTCGGCTGCAACGGCTGCATGATCGCGTGCCAGGCGGAGAACAACATCCCCGTCGTCGGTCCCGAGCAGGTCCGCATGGGCCGGCAGATGCACTGGATCCGCATCGACCGGTACTTCGCGAGCACCAACGCGGAGAACGACCGCGATCTCTCCGAGCCCCAGGTCGTCCACCAGCCGGTCACGTGCATGCAGTGCGAGAACGCGCCCTGCGAGAACGTGTGCCCGGTGGCCGCGACCGTCCACTCCAAGGACGGCGGCCTCAACGACATGGTCTACAACCGGTGCATCGGCACCCGGTACTGCTCCAACAACTGCCCGTACAAGGTCCGCCGCTTCAACTTCTTCGACTATCACCACGTCGGCGGTGAAGGCGAGATCACGGCAGTTCGCGAGCTCGCGTTCAACCCGGACGTGACCGTGCGGACCCGCGGCGTGATGGAGAAGTGCACCTACTGCATCCAGCGGATCAACGTCGGCAAGCGCGACGCGAAGCTGCGCGGGCAGGAGAAGGTGCCGGACGGCGCGATCACGCCGGCCTGCGCCCAGGCGTGCCCCACCGAGGCGATCACCTTCGGTGACATCAACGACCCCAACAGCCGGGTGAGCAAGCTCAAGGCCCAGCCGCGGAACTACGAGATGCTGGGCGAGCTCAACGTGCAGCCTCGCACCTCGTACCTGGCCCGCATCCGGAACCCGAACCCCGAGATGGCATCGTGA
- a CDS encoding c-type cytochrome: MTRSARLVVTSTIASLLILGGVACKGGTETQPSNPKPPAQPAPAPTAPAPKAPAPSEEAPAAPEGGEAPSAVEVTPEAKKEGDELFASLCSTCHGANGDGNGPASASFPTKPANFHSPEFQKSVSNEEIAKAIVDGGPAVGKSPLMPANPNLKDKPAVVEALVQKIRGFGKAE, from the coding sequence ATGACCCGTAGCGCTCGTCTCGTCGTCACCTCTACCATCGCGTCGCTCCTGATTCTCGGCGGCGTTGCCTGCAAGGGCGGCACCGAGACCCAGCCCTCCAACCCGAAGCCCCCGGCCCAGCCCGCTCCGGCCCCCACGGCTCCCGCGCCGAAGGCCCCGGCTCCGAGCGAGGAGGCTCCCGCGGCCCCCGAGGGCGGCGAGGCTCCCAGCGCGGTCGAGGTGACGCCGGAGGCCAAGAAGGAGGGCGACGAGCTCTTCGCCTCGCTCTGCTCCACCTGCCACGGCGCCAACGGCGACGGTAACGGCCCCGCGTCCGCTTCCTTCCCGACGAAGCCGGCGAACTTCCACAGCCCCGAGTTCCAGAAGTCGGTCTCGAACGAGGAGATCGCGAAGGCGATCGTCGACGGCGGACCCGCGGTGGGCAAGAGCCCGCTGATGCCGGCGAACCCGAACCTCAAGGACAAGCCGGCCGTCGTCGAGGCGCTCGTCCAGAAGATCCGCGGCTTCGGCAAGGCGGAGTAG
- the nrfD gene encoding NrfD/PsrC family molybdoenzyme membrane anchor subunit: MPEAILPASLVEEEKLVSGNPSFHDITHLVSEVTERKTPMAWYIVLALSLGILAAFGGTVMYLVWAGIGIWGLQQPVGWAWDITNFVFWVGIGHAGTLISAILFLFRQKWRTSINRFAEAMTLFAVACALLFPGIHVGRIWMTYYLAPLPNAMGMWPNFRSPLLWDVFAVGTYGTVSLLFWYVGLIPDLATLRDRAKTKTRAMLYGLFSLGWRGSMRHWINYERAYLILAGISTPLVLSVHTIVSFDFATSVIPGWHTTIFPPYFVAGAIFSGFAMVVTLMVLARQLFGLKDLVTIGHLEKMNKIILLTGTLVGYAYAMEFFIAWYSGGEYERFAFINRAFGPYAWAYWTMITCNVISPQFFWFKRFRRSIPVMFVLSIVVNIGMWFERFVIIVTSLHRDFLPSSWGYFMPSKWDLLTFIGSFGLFFTLFLLFIRFLPMIAIAEVKSVTPQADPHFGHRNEGDLVAEAH; encoded by the coding sequence ATTCCAGAAGCAATTCTGCCGGCCTCGCTCGTAGAGGAGGAGAAGCTCGTATCCGGCAACCCGTCGTTCCACGACATCACCCACCTGGTGTCCGAGGTCACCGAGCGCAAGACGCCGATGGCCTGGTACATCGTCCTGGCGCTCTCGCTGGGCATCCTTGCCGCGTTCGGCGGCACGGTGATGTATCTGGTTTGGGCCGGTATCGGTATCTGGGGTCTCCAGCAGCCGGTCGGCTGGGCCTGGGACATCACGAACTTCGTGTTCTGGGTCGGTATCGGTCACGCCGGTACGCTGATCTCCGCCATCCTCTTCCTCTTCCGGCAGAAGTGGCGGACCTCGATCAACCGCTTCGCCGAGGCGATGACCCTCTTCGCCGTGGCCTGCGCGCTGCTCTTCCCGGGCATCCACGTCGGCCGGATCTGGATGACCTACTACCTGGCCCCCCTGCCCAACGCGATGGGCATGTGGCCGAACTTCCGCAGCCCGCTCCTCTGGGACGTGTTCGCGGTCGGTACCTACGGTACGGTCTCGCTCCTCTTCTGGTACGTCGGTCTCATCCCCGACCTCGCCACCCTCCGCGATCGCGCCAAGACCAAGACGCGGGCCATGCTCTACGGCCTGTTCTCCCTGGGCTGGCGCGGCTCGATGCGGCACTGGATCAACTACGAGCGCGCCTACCTGATCCTCGCCGGCATCTCCACGCCGCTGGTGCTCTCGGTGCACACCATCGTGTCGTTCGACTTCGCGACCTCGGTGATCCCGGGCTGGCACACGACGATCTTCCCGCCGTACTTCGTCGCGGGCGCCATCTTCTCCGGCTTCGCCATGGTGGTGACGCTGATGGTCCTCGCCCGGCAGCTCTTCGGGCTGAAGGATCTCGTCACGATCGGTCACCTGGAGAAGATGAACAAGATCATCCTCCTGACCGGCACCCTCGTCGGCTACGCCTACGCCATGGAGTTCTTCATCGCCTGGTACAGCGGCGGTGAGTACGAGCGCTTCGCCTTCATCAACCGCGCCTTCGGTCCCTACGCCTGGGCCTACTGGACGATGATCACCTGCAACGTGATCTCGCCGCAGTTCTTCTGGTTCAAGCGCTTCCGCCGCAGCATCCCGGTGATGTTCGTCCTCTCCATCGTGGTGAACATCGGCATGTGGTTCGAGCGCTTCGTGATCATCGTCACGTCGCTCCACCGGGACTTCCTGCCTTCGTCCTGGGGCTACTTCATGCCGTCGAAGTGGGATCTCCTCACCTTCATCGGCTCCTTCGGCCTCTTCTTCACGCTCTTCCTGCTCTTCATCCGCTTCCTCCCGATGATCGCCATCGCCGAGGTGAAGAGCGTCACCCCGCAGGCCGATCCCCACTTCGGCCACCGGAACGAGGGTGACCTCGTGGCGGAGGCGCACTAG
- the hrpB gene encoding ATP-dependent helicase HrpB has translation MDRRPPLPIDPLLPGIVDALAQAGSVVIEAPPGAGKTTRVPLALLESGRFGSGEILVLQPRRLPTRLAAQRVAEELGEDIGRRVGYSVRFEEVGGPETRLRFVTEGILTRRLLADPTLRGVLAVVLDEFHERHLAGDLGLALLRRLQRGARPDLKLVVMSATLAAEPVADYLGGAPRIRSEGRRFEVELQHLERPDERPLAEQVAGAVKRMLQAGLDGHLLIFLPGAGEIRRAAEALAPVAEAQDLLVLPLHGDLPPAEQDRAVRPSSRRKVILSTNVAETSVTIDGIAAVIDAGLARMAGHSPWSGLPTLQIAKVSQASAIQRAGRAGRTRAGKVLRLYTRHDFDGRPERDAPEIHRLDLAELLLSLHGAGVKDPRSFEWFEPPLPAALDAAESLLVRLGALDDAGALTEVGKRLLAFPIHPRLGRMVVEGEGRGVGPDACVLAALTAERDLRQDARVDFGGGRGRAAAAGSSDLLELLSRFREAEAARFAPQRMRAIGLDHRATEAVDRSRRQLQRLLGGKAPEAPRTAAAREEALLHAVLAGFPDRVARRRTPTGRELVLSGGGSARLADSSVVHDAPFVVAVAAEEHAARPGAARSGLIRLASAIEPEWLLELFPDEVAERDEWIWDSTAERVERVSQLRYGAVVLDESRGPAQPSEETARVLAKAALARGISAFAAEGEIEGLLSRLRLAAAELPEAGWPAISDEAMEDALTAACEGLRSFAELREVPLADRLLFLLTPEQQRLLARELPERVALPGGKGVKIHYEEGRPPWIESRLQDFFGMTKGPAICKGRVFLTLHLLAPNQRAVQVTRDLEGFWERHYPAIRKELSRRYPRHSWPEDGRTASPPAGGRIR, from the coding sequence ATGGACCGCCGCCCTCCCCTCCCGATCGACCCGCTCCTTCCCGGGATCGTCGACGCCCTCGCCCAGGCGGGATCCGTGGTGATCGAGGCGCCGCCGGGTGCCGGAAAGACCACGAGGGTCCCTCTCGCGCTCCTCGAGTCCGGCCGCTTCGGCAGCGGCGAGATCCTGGTGCTCCAGCCCCGGCGCCTGCCGACCCGGCTCGCCGCGCAGCGGGTGGCAGAGGAGCTCGGCGAGGACATCGGGAGGCGCGTCGGTTACTCGGTGCGCTTCGAGGAGGTGGGTGGCCCCGAGACCCGGCTGCGCTTCGTCACCGAGGGGATCCTCACGCGCCGCCTCCTCGCCGATCCGACGCTGCGCGGCGTCTTGGCGGTGGTCCTCGACGAGTTCCACGAGCGGCACCTCGCGGGCGATCTGGGCCTGGCCCTCCTCCGCCGGCTCCAGCGCGGCGCTCGCCCGGACCTCAAGCTCGTCGTCATGTCCGCCACTCTCGCCGCCGAGCCAGTGGCCGACTACCTCGGCGGCGCCCCGCGGATCCGCAGCGAGGGCCGGCGCTTCGAGGTGGAGCTCCAGCACCTCGAGAGGCCGGATGAGCGGCCCCTCGCCGAGCAGGTCGCGGGCGCCGTGAAGCGGATGCTGCAGGCGGGCCTCGACGGCCACCTCCTCATCTTCCTCCCGGGCGCCGGCGAGATCCGCCGGGCCGCCGAGGCCCTCGCGCCGGTGGCGGAGGCACAGGATCTCCTCGTCCTCCCGCTGCACGGCGATCTACCCCCCGCCGAGCAGGATCGCGCGGTGCGCCCCAGCTCGCGCCGCAAGGTGATCCTCTCCACCAACGTGGCCGAGACCTCGGTGACGATCGACGGGATCGCCGCTGTGATCGACGCCGGCCTCGCCCGGATGGCGGGGCACTCGCCGTGGAGCGGCCTGCCCACGCTGCAGATCGCCAAGGTGAGCCAGGCCTCAGCGATCCAGCGCGCCGGCCGCGCGGGCCGCACCCGGGCCGGCAAGGTGCTCCGGCTCTACACCCGCCACGACTTCGACGGGCGGCCCGAGCGCGACGCGCCCGAGATCCACCGCCTCGACCTCGCCGAGCTCCTCCTCTCGCTCCACGGCGCCGGCGTGAAGGATCCGCGATCCTTCGAGTGGTTCGAGCCGCCGCTGCCTGCCGCCCTCGACGCGGCGGAGTCGCTCCTCGTCCGCCTCGGCGCCCTCGACGACGCCGGCGCGCTCACCGAGGTGGGAAAGCGCCTTCTCGCGTTCCCCATCCACCCGCGCCTCGGCCGGATGGTCGTCGAGGGCGAGGGCCGCGGCGTCGGTCCGGACGCGTGTGTGCTCGCCGCTCTCACAGCGGAGCGGGATCTCCGCCAGGACGCCCGCGTCGACTTCGGCGGCGGCAGGGGCCGGGCGGCGGCGGCCGGCTCCTCGGATCTCCTCGAGCTCCTCTCGCGCTTTCGTGAGGCGGAGGCCGCCCGCTTCGCGCCGCAGCGCATGCGGGCGATTGGACTCGATCATCGCGCGACGGAGGCCGTGGATCGATCGCGACGACAGCTCCAGCGGCTCCTGGGCGGCAAGGCGCCCGAAGCACCGCGGACGGCCGCGGCCCGGGAGGAGGCCCTCCTCCATGCGGTGCTCGCCGGCTTCCCGGACCGGGTCGCCAGGCGCCGGACTCCCACGGGCCGGGAGCTGGTGCTCTCTGGCGGCGGCTCGGCCAGGCTCGCGGACTCGAGCGTGGTCCACGACGCGCCCTTCGTCGTTGCGGTCGCCGCCGAGGAGCACGCGGCCCGGCCCGGCGCCGCGAGGAGCGGCCTGATCCGCCTGGCCTCCGCGATCGAGCCAGAGTGGCTCCTCGAGCTCTTCCCCGACGAAGTGGCCGAGCGCGACGAGTGGATCTGGGATTCCACCGCCGAGCGGGTCGAGAGGGTGAGCCAGCTCCGTTACGGCGCCGTGGTCCTCGACGAGAGCCGGGGACCGGCGCAGCCCTCCGAGGAGACCGCCCGCGTCCTCGCCAAGGCTGCCCTCGCCCGAGGGATCTCTGCCTTCGCGGCGGAGGGCGAGATCGAGGGGCTCCTCTCGCGGCTGCGCCTCGCGGCGGCGGAGCTCCCGGAGGCCGGATGGCCCGCCATCTCCGACGAGGCGATGGAGGACGCACTCACCGCGGCCTGCGAGGGCCTGCGGAGCTTCGCCGAGCTGCGCGAGGTTCCGCTGGCCGACCGGCTCCTTTTCTTGCTCACCCCCGAGCAGCAGCGCCTCCTCGCCAGGGAGCTGCCGGAGCGCGTCGCGCTGCCCGGCGGCAAGGGCGTGAAGATCCACTACGAGGAAGGTCGGCCGCCGTGGATCGAGTCGCGGCTCCAGGACTTCTTCGGGATGACCAAGGGTCCGGCGATCTGCAAGGGGCGCGTCTTCCTCACGCTCCATCTCCTCGCGCCGAACCAGCGGGCCGTGCAGGTCACGCGGGATCTGGAGGGGTTCTGGGAGCGGCACTACCCCGCGATCCGCAAGGAGCTCTCGCGACGGTATCCGCGGCACTCGTGGCCGGAGGATGGCCGCACCGCGTCGCCTCCGGCGGGCGGGCGAATCCGGTAG